The genomic region CTCGCCGATCACCGAGCGGTTCGCGACCCGGATCGCCACGTCGGCGGGGATGTCGGGGGCCGTCCCGTCGATGTCGAGCACGGCCTCGACGCCGTCCTCGGTGTGCCGCAGCTCCTCGATCCGGCCGACCGGCACGCCGCGGTAGGTGACCTCGCCGTTGGTGAAGATGCCGCCGGACTCCGGCAGCACCGCGGTGACCCGGTAGCCGGAGCCGAACGGGTCCAGGCCGACGTACCGGACGCCGAGCCAGGTGCCGGCCGCCAGGGCGACGAGCACGAAGATCAGCACCTGCAGGCGGATCCGTCGGGTGATCACGAGCCGTCTCCCTCGGTGGCCGGCGCGCCCGGCGCCGCGTCGGTGGGCGGGCCGCCCGGGTCCGCCGGCGCCGTACTGGGCTCGCCGGTCGGGACCGGCACGGTCGCCGAGGGCAGGCCCGGGGTGGCCGAGCTGGTGGGCGGCAGCAGCGTGGGGGCGGGGCCGTCGGTGCTCCTCGCGCCCGGCTGCCCCGGCTGGGCGGGCTGGGCGGGCTGGGCGGGCGAGGTGGTCTCGTCCTGCGCGACAGGCACCGGCGGCCCGCCCTCGAGCGCCCCCGCCACCTGCGGCCAGGCACAGGCGATCGCGGCGCAGTCGGCGGGCACCGTGCGGAAGTTCGTGGTCACGAAGATGTTGAGGTAGTCGCCCTCGATGGCGCCCAGCACCGAGTCCGGGAACGGGTAGGTCAGCAGGATCTGCAGCGAGCGCGGCAGGTCGGAGCCCGACTTGGCGAGCTGGGCCAGGATCGGCTCGAGCGCCTCCAGGTCCGCGACGATGTCCTTCTGGGACTCCTTCAGGGTGGCGACCGTGACCGTGGAGAGCCGGTCCAGGGCCCGCAGCATCGCGACCAGCTGCTGGCGCTGGTCGACCAGCACCTGCATGCCGGGGCTGAGCCCGTCCAGCGCGCGCACGATCTTGTCCTTGTCGGCGTCCAGGGTCCGGGAGAGGTCGGCGAGGCCGTCGAGGGCGGCGGTGATCGCCTCGCTGCGGCTGTCGACGCCGGCGACGAACGTCTCCAGCTGGGTCAGGAACGCTTTGATCTCCTGCGGCCGGCCGGCCGAGACCTGCTGCAGCTCGCGGGAGATCTCCTGGAACTGGCCGATGCCGCCGCCGTTGAGGACCAGCGAGAGCGCGCCGAGCACCTGCTCGACCTCGGCGGCCTGCGAGGTCTCGGCGAGGCCGAGGCTGGCCCCGGAGGCCAGCGGCGCGGTGTTCGCCGCTGGCGCGCTCGGCCGCACCAGCGCGACGTACTTCTCCCCCAGCAGGGAGGTCTGCTTCAGCCGGGCGGTGGTGCCGGCGGGCAGCTCGACGTCGCCGCGGATGGTGAGCTCGACGCGGGCGCTGCGGCCGTTGTCCTGGACCCGGATGTCGGAGACCCGGCCCACCGCGACGTTGTCGACCTTGACGCTGGACTGGGGCACCAGGTCGAGGACGTCGTCGAACTCCGCGGTGATCGTCATCGGGTGGTCCCCGACGTCGGCACCGCCGGGCAGCGGCATCTCGTAGACGCCGCGGCTGAAGACCCCGCAGCCGCTGAGCAGCAGCACGCCCAGGCAGCACAGGACCGCGGCGGCGCGGGCCCGCACCGGGCTCATCGGTCCGCCCCCGTGCCGGGGAGCAGGGTGGGCGGGGCGTCCTCGGAGGTCTGGGCGTCCAGGCCGTTGCGCGACCAGGTGGTGAGCTCGTTGAGGTTGACCCGGCCGTGCAGGGTGTCGGTCCGCACGTCGTAGGCGCGCAGGAAGTTCTGCAGCACCAGCGGCATCATCCGCACCGACTCCTCCAGCCCGGCGCGCTGCCGGGCCAGCACCTTCGTGGGGCCGGTGAGGTTGTCGACGCTGGTGCGCAGGTTGCCGCGGTTCTCCCGGATGAAGTCGTCGACCACGGCCAGCGCCCCGCCGAGGTTCTGCACGGCCCGGGCCAGGTCGCCGCGGTCCTCGGCGAGGTAGTCGGTCACCGAGGCGAACTGCCGGTTCACGTCGGCGACGGCCTCGTCGTTCTCCACCAGCATCGTGTTGAGCTGCTCGAGGTTGCCCAGGGTCGCGAAGAACGCCTCGTCGGAGTCGGCGAGGGTGCCGCTGGCCTTGGCGAACTCGCTGATCATCGTGTTGATCGAGGAGCCCTGCCCGTCGAGGTTGGCCGCGGCCGTCTCGAGCAGGTCCGAGAGCGCCCCGTCCCGGTTGGCGCCCTTCGGCCCGAGTGCGCGCCCGGCGTCCTCGAGGCTGGCGTACAGCTCGTCGATCTCGACGGGGACGTCGGTGTCCTCCAGGCCGATCACGGTGCCCGAGCGCAGCGCGGGGCCCTCGATGAGCGGCTCGGTGAGCTGGACGTAGCGGTCGCTGACCAGGGTCGGCGCGACGATGACCGCCCGGGTGTCGGCGGCGACCTGGTCGTCGTCGAGCCGCATCGAGACCCGGACCCCGTCGCTGCCGGGCTCGACGGCGGTGACCGAGCCGACCGGCACGCCGAGCACCTGGACGTCGGAGCCGGGGTAGAGCCCGACCGTGCTGGCGAAGACCGCCTCGACCTCGACGCTCTCCTCGGCCATCAGCGCCCGCGCGCCGACGACCCCGCCGGCCGCGAGCAGCACGGCGGCCACGCCGACCACGATCCCGGTACGCCGTCGCGACTGCCGGCTCATGGCTTGCCTCCGCTGCTCGGTGCGGCCGGCTGGCAGTCCCGGGCCACGTCGTTGTCGAGAACGGGCGCCCCGGCGGCGTCGAAGAGGCCGCACACGTAGGTGTCGACCCAGCGGCCGCTGCCGGTGGCCGAGGCCAGGACCCGGTAGTACGGGCCCAGCTGCCGCAGCGCGTCCTCGAGGTGGTCCTGGTTGCGCTGCAGGATCGCCGTGACCCGGTCCAGCCGCGCCAGGGCGGGCGCGAGCTGCTTCTCGTTGTCCCGCACCAGGCCGGTGAGCTGGGTGCCGAGCCGGGCGGTCCCGTCCAGCATCTGGCCGACCGCATCGCGCCGGCGCTCCAGCTCGGCGAGCAGGGTGCTGCCGTCGGTGATGATCTTCGCGAACTCCTCGTTGCGCTCCTGGAGGGTGCCGGTGACCTCGGTGGTGGAGTCGAGCAGCGCGGCGAGCTCGGTGTCGCGGCTGGAGATCGTGCGCGAGAGCGCGGTCAGCCCGCTGACCATGCCGCGCACCGACTCCGGGGTGTCCTCGAACGCCTCCGAGAGCGCCGTGAAGCTCTCGGCGAGCTGGTCGGTGTCGATCTCCGTGACGGTCTCGGAGAGGTCGGAGAACGCCGCGTTCACGTCGTACGGCGTGGTGGTGTTCTCCAGCGGGATCGGACCGTCGAGCTCCCCGCGGCCGCCGGGCTCCAGGGCGAGGTACTTGCGCCCGAGCATGGTCTTGACCTTGACCGCGGCCCGGGTCTGGTCGCCGAGCTCGACGTCCTCGACCCGGAAGCGCACCTCGACCACGCCCCGCTCCAGGGACACATCCTCGACCTCCCCGACCTTGACCCCGGCGATCCGGACCTCGTTGCCGGACCGCAGGCCACCGGCCTCGGCGAACCTGGCGGTGTGGGTCTCGCCGCCGCCGATGACCGGCAGCGCCGCGGCGTTGAAGGCGGCCGCGAAGATCAGGCCCATCGCGGTGAGGCCCACCAGCGCGAGCACCACCTTGTTGCGCTCCGCGAACGCGGTGCGATACCTCGTCATCACGAACACCTCCCGGCGACCGGCTGGGCGCCGAGGTCGCCCAGATAACCCTCGGGCAGCGGGATCCGGCCCTCGATCGAGCAGACGTAGGTGTTGAGCCAGGACCCGTAGCTGCCGAGCCGGCCGATCCGGTCCAGCTTGGTCGGCAGCGTCTGGAGGAAGTCCTCGACGACGTCGTCGTCGGCGGCGAGGTTCTCCGAGAGCTCGCCGAGGGCGGTGATCGACCCCTTGAGCGGGGCGCGGCCCTCCTCGGCGAGGTCCGCGACGCTGCCGGTCAGGTCACCGAGGCCCTCGAGCGTCTGCCCGATCACGGCGCTGTCCTCGGCCAGGCCGCTGACCAGGCGCTGCAGGGTGACGATCGTGGTGTCGAGCTGGCCGGACCGGTCATTGACGGTGCTCAGCACGGACTCGAGGTGGGTGATCAGCTCGCCGATCACCTGGTCCTTCTCCGCCAGCGTCGAGGTCAGGCTGGCGGTGCTGGCCAGCAGGCTCTCCACGGTCGCGCCCTCGCCCTGGAAGACCGCGATCACCTGCGCGCTGAGGGTGTTCACGTCCTTCGGGTCGAGCAGCCGGAACAGCGGCTGGAAGCCGTTGAACAGCACTGTCAGGTCCAGCGCCGGCTGGGTTTGCTCGGCCGGGAAGCGGTGCCCCGCGTCGGCGGCCGGGGCCGTGGGGGCGCCCGGCTCGAGCGCGATGTAGCGCTGCCCGACCAGGTTGCGGAACCGCAGCTCCGCGGTGGCCTCGGTGGTCAGCTCGATGTCCTCGGACACCGAGAAGGACACCTCGGCGACCCGGTCGTCGACGAGCTCGATCCCGGCCACGGTGCCCACCTTCACGCCCGACATCCGCACGTCGTCGCCCTCGTTGAGGCTGGTCACGTCCGAGAACACAGCGGAGTACTCCCGGCCCGGGCCGCCGCCGTCGTTGCGGATCGTGGCGGCGAGCGCGGCGGTGGCGAGCACCGTGACCAGCGTGAACACCAGGCTCTTGATCAGGGTCCCGGTCATCCCCTTCATCGCAGGCTCACCTCCGTGCCGCGCAGCACCGGGCCGACCAGCAGGCTGGCCCAGCGCGGGTACGCCGCGGGCGCGACGCCCCGGGTGGGGGCCAGCAGCTCGGCGATCAGCTGGTTCTCCGCTGGCGAGTTGGCCTCGCCCAGGTCGTCGGCCGCCGGGGCCGTCACCTCGGTGGGCGGCGCGGGGATCGGGGCCGGCTCGTCCGTCACCGCGCCGGCCGGGTCCGCCGGCGTCGCCGGTCGGGACGACCGGCTGCCGGTCGCGTAGGGGCAGCGCGGCTTCGCGCCGGAGACGTAGCTGGGCGCGTCGACGCCGGGTCGGTACTTCCCGCGGCCCTCGACGACGTTGAGCCGCACGTGCATCCCCGGCTCGTCGGTGCCCGCCCCGAGGGTCTCGTCCATCACCGGGATGAAGTCGCGCGCGGCCCGGAGCAGGCACGGGAACTGGCGGGCGTAGGGCCGCACCGACTCCAGGGCCTCCCGGCTCTCGTCGGCGAGCACCTCGATGGTCTGCCGGTTGCGGCGGACCCAGCCGGTGCTGGCGTCGGCAGCGGTGATCACCCGGGCGTAGGCGTCGGCGAGCGCGGAGCGCTCCTCGACCACGGTCGCGGAGGTGACCGTGAGGGAGTCCAGGGCCGACAGCAGCTCGGGGGCGGCCGCGTCGTAGGTCTCGGCGACCTCAGCGAGCCGGGCCAGGTCCTCGGTCATCTGCGGCACGTGCGGGTTCAGCCGCTCCAGGTAGTCCGACCAGGCGACCAGGGTGTCGCCGATCTCCTCGCCGCGACCGCGCAGGAGGGTGCTGAACTCGCCGAGCGTGGCCGCGAGCTTCTCGGGCTGGATGGACTCCAGCAGCGGCAGCAGCTCGTCGAGGACGGCGTCCAGGGCCACCGCCTCGGAGGAGGCGTCCTGCTGGATCGTGTCACCCTCGCTCAGGCCGCCGGAGCCGTTCTCGGGCGGGAGCAGCGCGACGTACCGCTCCCCGAAGAGGGTCTTGGGCAGCAGCCGGGCGACGGTGCCCGGCGCCAGCGACTCCGCGGCGTCGGGCTCCAGCGCGAGCGCGACGTCGGCGCCGGACCCGGTGGCGCGCACGCCCTCGACCCGGCCCACCGGGACGCCGTTCAGCTTGACGTCGGAGCCCTCCTGGAGGGCGTTGCCGAGGTCGTCGACGGCGAGCGTGACCTCGACGCTGTCGACGAAGGTGCGGTCGTAGACCAGCAGCGCGCCGAGGACCAGGGCACCGGTGACGACCAGGTAGCCCAGCCCCAGCAGCAGGTCGGAGATCTTGTACGCGCGGCTCATCCGGCGATCCGCACCGTCGTCGTGGTGCCCCACATCGCCATCGACAGGACCAGGTCCAGGACCGCGACCGTGACGATGCTGCGGCGCACCGCGGTGCCGACCGCGATGCCGACGCCGGCCGGCCCGCCGTGCGCGGTGAACCCGAGGCGGCAGTGGATCAGGATGATCACGACCGAGAACAGCAGCACCTTGGCGAACGACAGCGCGATGTCGATCGGCGGCAGGAACAGGTGGAAGTAGTGGTCGTAGGTGCCCGCCGACTGGCCGTAGAAGTAGACGGTGACGATCCGGGAGCCGGCGTAGGAGGTCAGCAGCCCGATCATGTAGAGCGGGATGATCGCGAGGAATCCGGCGATCACCCGGGTGGTGACCAGGTAGGGCACGCTCGGCACCGCCATCGCGGTGAGCGCGTCGACCTCCTCGTTGATCTGCATCGCACCGAGCTGGGCGGTGAACCCGGCCCCGACCGTCGCGGAGAGCGCGAGCGCGGCGACCAGCGGGGCGATCTCGCGGGTGTTGAAGTACGCCGA from Nocardioides pantholopis harbors:
- a CDS encoding MCE family protein: MSPVRARAAAVLCCLGVLLLSGCGVFSRGVYEMPLPGGADVGDHPMTITAEFDDVLDLVPQSSVKVDNVAVGRVSDIRVQDNGRSARVELTIRGDVELPAGTTARLKQTSLLGEKYVALVRPSAPAANTAPLASGASLGLAETSQAAEVEQVLGALSLVLNGGGIGQFQEISRELQQVSAGRPQEIKAFLTQLETFVAGVDSRSEAITAALDGLADLSRTLDADKDKIVRALDGLSPGMQVLVDQRQQLVAMLRALDRLSTVTVATLKESQKDIVADLEALEPILAQLAKSGSDLPRSLQILLTYPFPDSVLGAIEGDYLNIFVTTNFRTVPADCAAIACAWPQVAGALEGGPPVPVAQDETTSPAQPAQPAQPGQPGARSTDGPAPTLLPPTSSATPGLPSATVPVPTGEPSTAPADPGGPPTDAAPGAPATEGDGS
- a CDS encoding MCE family protein, producing MSRQSRRRTGIVVGVAAVLLAAGGVVGARALMAEESVEVEAVFASTVGLYPGSDVQVLGVPVGSVTAVEPGSDGVRVSMRLDDDQVAADTRAVIVAPTLVSDRYVQLTEPLIEGPALRSGTVIGLEDTDVPVEIDELYASLEDAGRALGPKGANRDGALSDLLETAAANLDGQGSSINTMISEFAKASGTLADSDEAFFATLGNLEQLNTMLVENDEAVADVNRQFASVTDYLAEDRGDLARAVQNLGGALAVVDDFIRENRGNLRTSVDNLTGPTKVLARQRAGLEESVRMMPLVLQNFLRAYDVRTDTLHGRVNLNELTTWSRNGLDAQTSEDAPPTLLPGTGADR
- a CDS encoding MCE family protein encodes the protein MTRYRTAFAERNKVVLALVGLTAMGLIFAAAFNAAALPVIGGGETHTARFAEAGGLRSGNEVRIAGVKVGEVEDVSLERGVVEVRFRVEDVELGDQTRAAVKVKTMLGRKYLALEPGGRGELDGPIPLENTTTPYDVNAAFSDLSETVTEIDTDQLAESFTALSEAFEDTPESVRGMVSGLTALSRTISSRDTELAALLDSTTEVTGTLQERNEEFAKIITDGSTLLAELERRRDAVGQMLDGTARLGTQLTGLVRDNEKQLAPALARLDRVTAILQRNQDHLEDALRQLGPYYRVLASATGSGRWVDTYVCGLFDAAGAPVLDNDVARDCQPAAPSSGGKP
- a CDS encoding MCE family protein — its product is MTGTLIKSLVFTLVTVLATAALAATIRNDGGGPGREYSAVFSDVTSLNEGDDVRMSGVKVGTVAGIELVDDRVAEVSFSVSEDIELTTEATAELRFRNLVGQRYIALEPGAPTAPAADAGHRFPAEQTQPALDLTVLFNGFQPLFRLLDPKDVNTLSAQVIAVFQGEGATVESLLASTASLTSTLAEKDQVIGELITHLESVLSTVNDRSGQLDTTIVTLQRLVSGLAEDSAVIGQTLEGLGDLTGSVADLAEEGRAPLKGSITALGELSENLAADDDVVEDFLQTLPTKLDRIGRLGSYGSWLNTYVCSIEGRIPLPEGYLGDLGAQPVAGRCS
- a CDS encoding MCE family protein, with product MSRAYKISDLLLGLGYLVVTGALVLGALLVYDRTFVDSVEVTLAVDDLGNALQEGSDVKLNGVPVGRVEGVRATGSGADVALALEPDAAESLAPGTVARLLPKTLFGERYVALLPPENGSGGLSEGDTIQQDASSEAVALDAVLDELLPLLESIQPEKLAATLGEFSTLLRGRGEEIGDTLVAWSDYLERLNPHVPQMTEDLARLAEVAETYDAAAPELLSALDSLTVTSATVVEERSALADAYARVITAADASTGWVRRNRQTIEVLADESREALESVRPYARQFPCLLRAARDFIPVMDETLGAGTDEPGMHVRLNVVEGRGKYRPGVDAPSYVSGAKPRCPYATGSRSSRPATPADPAGAVTDEPAPIPAPPTEVTAPAADDLGEANSPAENQLIAELLAPTRGVAPAAYPRWASLLVGPVLRGTEVSLR
- a CDS encoding MlaE family ABC transporter permease — encoded protein: MAHDSTGTARWWERPLLPLAAAGQDVRFHARVLAKIPGTTRRYPREIIRLLSEVSFGSGALAVIGGTIGVMVGMTMFVGTVVGMQGYAALDQLGTATLNGFISAYFNTREIAPLVAALALSATVGAGFTAQLGAMQINEEVDALTAMAVPSVPYLVTTRVIAGFLAIIPLYMIGLLTSYAGSRIVTVYFYGQSAGTYDHYFHLFLPPIDIALSFAKVLLFSVVIILIHCRLGFTAHGGPAGVGIAVGTAVRRSIVTVAVLDLVLSMAMWGTTTTVRIAG